A single Comamonas sp. NLF-1-9 DNA region contains:
- the nadC gene encoding carboxylating nicotinate-nucleotide diphosphorylase: MNDTPHWRLNPAELAELAASDARRALAEDVGDGDLTAALIAPDQTARARVLLREDAVLCGLPWFEAVVRQMAPGARITRLAGEGTHCRAGSFVIEVAGHARALLTAERTALNFLQLLSGVATRTAEHVAAVEGTAARIVDTRKTLPGLRLAQKYAVGVGGGLNHRIGLFDAILIKENHIAAAGGVVQALAAARAQGAQAKFIEIEVETLAQLDEALAHGARMVLLDNMDLPTLHEAVRRNRALGTRAAVLEISGGVQLDGLRALAETGVDRISIGALTKDVKATDFSWRLVKD, encoded by the coding sequence ATGAACGACACACCACACTGGCGCTTGAATCCGGCCGAGCTGGCCGAGCTGGCCGCAAGCGACGCCCGCCGCGCGCTGGCCGAGGACGTGGGCGATGGTGACCTCACCGCCGCCCTCATCGCGCCGGACCAGACCGCCCGCGCGCGCGTGCTGCTGCGCGAGGACGCGGTGCTCTGCGGCCTGCCCTGGTTCGAGGCCGTGGTGCGCCAGATGGCGCCGGGCGCGCGCATCACCCGCCTGGCAGGCGAAGGCACGCACTGCCGCGCGGGCAGCTTCGTGATCGAAGTGGCTGGCCACGCACGCGCGCTGCTCACGGCCGAGCGCACGGCACTGAACTTCCTGCAACTCTTGAGCGGCGTCGCCACGCGCACCGCCGAGCACGTGGCAGCCGTTGAAGGCACGGCGGCGCGCATCGTCGATACGCGCAAGACCCTGCCCGGCCTGCGCCTGGCGCAGAAATACGCAGTGGGCGTGGGCGGCGGGCTGAACCACCGCATCGGCCTGTTCGACGCCATCCTGATCAAGGAAAACCACATCGCCGCCGCCGGCGGTGTGGTGCAGGCGCTGGCGGCCGCGCGTGCGCAGGGCGCGCAGGCCAAATTCATCGAGATCGAGGTCGAGACGCTGGCGCAACTGGACGAGGCGCTGGCGCACGGCGCGCGCATGGTGTTGCTGGACAACATGGACCTGCCCACGCTGCACGAGGCGGTGCGGCGCAACCGGGCGCTGGGCACGCGCGCGGCGGTGCTGGAAATCTCCGGCGGCGTGCAGCTCGATGGCCTGCGCGCGCTGGCCGAGACCGGGGTCGATCGCATCTCGATCGGCGCGCTGACCAAGGACGTGAAGGCGACCGATTTCTCCTGGCGCCTGGTCAAGGATTGA
- a CDS encoding ABC transporter ATP-binding protein produces the protein MSALLQVQGLSAGYGDFQALHGIDLNLPEGEVLAIIGANGAGKSTLLRTLAGALALRSGSVRFDGRTIGGLPAHQVCAAGIALVPEGRRLFPSLSVQENLQMGAYVRRPGPWDLAAVYALFPILSDFRARPATELSGGQQQMVALGRALMSNPRLLLCDELSLGLAPVVVRDIYRALPTVCAQGVSVIVVEQDISQALGVARHVVCMREGRVVLAGAPVELTREQIAQAYFGAAAGAAP, from the coding sequence ATGAGCGCGCTGCTGCAGGTGCAGGGCCTGAGCGCGGGCTATGGAGACTTTCAGGCGCTGCACGGCATAGACCTGAATCTGCCCGAGGGCGAGGTGCTGGCCATCATCGGCGCCAATGGCGCGGGCAAGTCCACGCTGCTGCGCACCCTGGCGGGGGCGCTGGCGCTGCGCTCGGGCAGCGTACGCTTCGACGGCCGCACCATCGGCGGTCTGCCCGCGCACCAGGTGTGCGCGGCCGGCATTGCGCTGGTGCCCGAGGGGCGGCGGCTCTTTCCCAGCCTGAGCGTGCAGGAGAACCTGCAGATGGGCGCTTACGTGCGCCGGCCCGGCCCCTGGGACCTGGCGGCGGTGTATGCGCTGTTCCCCATCCTGAGCGACTTTCGCGCGCGCCCGGCCACCGAACTTTCGGGCGGGCAGCAGCAGATGGTGGCGCTCGGGCGCGCGCTGATGAGCAATCCGCGCCTGCTGCTGTGCGACGAGCTCTCCCTGGGCCTGGCGCCGGTGGTGGTGCGCGACATCTACCGCGCGCTGCCGACGGTGTGCGCGCAGGGCGTCTCGGTCATCGTGGTCGAGCAGGACATCAGCCAGGCCCTGGGCGTGGCCCGGCATGTGGTGTGCATGCGCGAAGGGCGTGTGGTGCTGGCGGGCGCGCCCGTTGAGCTCACGCGCGAGCAGATCGCGCAGGCCTATTTTGGCGCTGCGGCGGGGGCAGCGCCATGA
- a CDS encoding branched-chain amino acid ABC transporter permease codes for MIAEWLNTLLQGVLLGGLYALFAAGLSISFGVMRMINIAHGDMIVLASYATIVGANYLRLPMALTVVLVVCVLSALGYAAQRLVFNRTLGADMLRPLLLTFGLSIVIRESLQAVFSADVRSVDVGPLATATWGLGGQVNVGVLPLLVMLVGLACIAALQWLFRRTAMGRSFRATSDDADTASLMGVNRKHVYALAMVFGSAMVALAGAFLVMRTTVSPSDGPARLIYAFEAVIIGGLGSLWGTVAGGVVLGVAQAIGSRLDPGWGTLAGHLAFLGILWARPQGLFPATRDR; via the coding sequence ATGATCGCGGAGTGGCTCAATACCCTGCTGCAGGGCGTCTTGCTGGGCGGGCTGTACGCGCTGTTTGCCGCCGGCCTGTCGATCAGCTTTGGCGTGATGCGCATGATCAACATCGCCCATGGCGACATGATCGTGCTGGCCAGCTACGCGACCATCGTCGGCGCCAACTACCTGCGGCTGCCGATGGCGCTCACCGTCGTGCTGGTGGTCTGCGTGCTCAGCGCCCTCGGCTATGCGGCGCAGCGCCTGGTGTTCAACCGCACTCTGGGCGCGGACATGCTGCGCCCGCTGCTGCTGACCTTCGGGCTGTCCATCGTGATCCGCGAGAGCCTGCAGGCGGTGTTCTCTGCCGACGTGCGCAGCGTGGACGTGGGGCCGCTGGCCACAGCCACCTGGGGGCTGGGCGGCCAGGTGAACGTCGGGGTGCTGCCGCTGCTGGTGATGCTCGTGGGCCTGGCCTGCATCGCGGCGCTGCAATGGCTGTTTCGGCGCACCGCCATGGGCCGCTCGTTTCGCGCGACATCGGACGATGCGGACACCGCCTCGCTCATGGGCGTCAACCGCAAGCACGTCTACGCGCTGGCCATGGTGTTCGGCAGCGCCATGGTGGCGCTGGCCGGCGCCTTTCTGGTGATGCGCACCACGGTCAGTCCCTCGGACGGGCCGGCGCGGCTGATCTACGCCTTCGAGGCGGTGATCATCGGCGGCCTGGGCTCGCTCTGGGGCACGGTGGCCGGCGGCGTGGTGCTGGGCGTGGCCCAGGCCATAGGCTCGCGGCTGGATCCGGGCTGGGGCACGCTGGCCGGGCATCTGGCGTTTCTGGGCATTCTCTGGGCGCGGCCCCAGGGCTTGTTCCCTGCCACGCGGGACCGATGA
- the nadB gene encoding L-aspartate oxidase, with the protein MQELDFDVVIVGSGLAGLSAALRLAPTHRVALLTKRAIEDGSSQWAQGGIAAVLGEGDSFEAHVHDTFIAGAGLCAPDATRLVVEQAPECIAWLRALGVAFSLEEGQLHLTREGGHSERRIVHAQDATGAAVQRTLIDAVHATPGITVFEQHTLVDLITARKLGHLGQACLGLYALDQASDTVRTFRAPHTILATGGAGKVYLYTTNPDTSTGDGIAAAWRAGCRVANMEFIQFHPTCLYHPHAKSFLISEAVRGEGGRLVLPAALGGERFMPRHDERAELAPRDVVARAIDFEMKKHGLDCVYLDISQRSPEFLHEHFPNILAHCAGLGIDITREPIPVVPAAHYTCGGVLTDLHGRTDLRGLYAIGEAACTGLHGANRLASNSLLECMVFAQAAAQSIAAAPAGERLVLPAWDDSRVQDADEAVVISHNWDELRRFMWDYVGIVRTNKRLERAMHRIALLKSEIHEFYGQFHVTRDLLELRNLVQVAELIVRSAQARHESRGLHFSRDWPELAAPAAPTILVPGGA; encoded by the coding sequence GTGCAGGAACTCGACTTTGATGTAGTGATCGTGGGCAGCGGCCTGGCGGGCCTGAGCGCAGCGCTGCGCCTGGCGCCGACGCACCGCGTGGCGCTGCTCACCAAACGTGCAATCGAGGATGGATCGAGCCAGTGGGCGCAGGGCGGCATCGCCGCCGTGCTGGGCGAGGGCGACAGCTTCGAGGCGCACGTGCACGACACCTTCATCGCCGGCGCCGGTCTGTGCGCGCCCGACGCCACGCGGCTGGTGGTCGAGCAGGCGCCCGAGTGCATCGCCTGGCTGCGCGCGCTGGGCGTGGCGTTTTCCCTGGAAGAGGGGCAGTTGCACCTGACGCGCGAGGGCGGGCACAGCGAGCGGCGCATCGTGCATGCGCAGGACGCCACCGGCGCGGCGGTGCAGCGCACGCTCATCGACGCGGTGCACGCCACACCCGGCATCACGGTGTTCGAGCAGCACACGCTGGTCGATCTGATCACCGCGCGCAAGCTGGGGCACCTCGGTCAGGCCTGCCTCGGGTTGTACGCGCTCGATCAAGCCAGCGACACGGTGCGCACCTTCCGCGCGCCGCATACGATTCTGGCCACCGGCGGCGCGGGCAAGGTCTACCTCTACACCACCAACCCCGATACCTCGACGGGCGATGGCATCGCTGCCGCCTGGCGTGCGGGCTGCCGCGTGGCCAACATGGAGTTCATCCAGTTTCACCCGACCTGCCTGTACCACCCGCATGCCAAGTCCTTTTTGATCAGCGAAGCGGTGCGCGGCGAGGGCGGGCGCCTGGTGCTGCCCGCCGCGCTCGGCGGCGAACGCTTCATGCCGCGCCACGATGAGCGCGCGGAACTCGCGCCGCGCGACGTGGTGGCGCGCGCCATCGACTTCGAGATGAAGAAGCACGGCCTCGATTGCGTGTACCTGGACATCTCGCAGCGCAGCCCGGAGTTTTTGCACGAGCACTTTCCCAACATCCTCGCGCACTGCGCGGGGCTTGGCATCGACATCACGCGCGAGCCCATTCCCGTGGTGCCGGCCGCGCACTACACCTGCGGCGGCGTCCTCACCGATCTGCACGGGCGCACCGATCTGCGGGGCCTGTACGCCATCGGCGAGGCGGCCTGCACCGGGCTGCACGGCGCCAACCGGCTGGCGAGCAACTCGCTGCTCGAATGCATGGTGTTCGCGCAGGCGGCGGCGCAAAGCATCGCGGCCGCGCCCGCTGGCGAGCGCCTGGTATTGCCCGCCTGGGACGACAGTCGCGTGCAGGACGCCGACGAGGCCGTGGTCATCTCGCACAACTGGGACGAGCTGCGCCGCTTCATGTGGGACTACGTCGGCATCGTGCGCACCAACAAGCGGCTGGAACGCGCGATGCACCGCATTGCGCTGCTCAAGAGCGAGATTCACGAGTTCTACGGCCAGTTCCACGTCACGCGCGACCTGCTGGAGCTGCGCAACCTGGTGCAAGTGGCCGAGCTCATCGTGCGCTCGGCGCAGGCGCGCCACGAAAGCCGCGGCCTGCATTTCAGCCGCGACTGGCCCGAACTGGCCGCGCCGGCCGCGCCCACCATCCTGGTGCCGGGCGGGGCCTGA
- a CDS encoding chorismate-binding protein translates to MNQTFPFARIDFAQPLEPDAPRLRAAFGAPREVLVAQAPGEVRELLRAVDAAARQGRWCVGYLRYEAAAAFDAALTTHEADGPLAWFAVHDGPRAWPEAAAPDEAAAPHRIQWTEESGRATFDAAIARIHAAIAAGELYQVNHTAPLGGHLQGSPAALFAALQRAQPGGYGAHIDAGDVQILSVSPELFFDWRDGPEGGEILARPMKGTAARGRTPEEDAAQAAHLRTSPKERAENVMIVDLLRNDLSRIATAHGVRVPALFATEALPTVWQMSSDVRARTRAGLDLAQVFAALFPCGSVTGAPKVSAMRMIRALEPGPRGVYCGAVGVVRPHGAPDASGRHHVAATFNVPIRTVVLHQPSASGWALRCGIGSGITADATAEAEWQEWRHKRAFLVRASTPFELLQTLALRAGQWGHAPQHLQRMAEAAAHFGFAWHEDEVWRALDATAQAHPQGDWRVRLLLDAAGQPRTQAAPLAPTAEPVRLALADRPFLAAQGEFTRHKTTRREPYAAFAPTAPGVFDTVLFNDAGEITEGTFGNVAALIDGRWITPPLTCGLLPGVGRALAIEQGRVVEAVLRVQDVPRVQAWAFVNSLRGWLAATLD, encoded by the coding sequence TTGAATCAAACTTTTCCATTTGCACGCATCGACTTCGCCCAGCCGCTTGAGCCCGATGCGCCGCGCCTGCGTGCCGCGTTCGGCGCGCCGCGCGAGGTGCTCGTGGCGCAGGCCCCAGGCGAGGTGCGCGAGCTGCTGCGCGCGGTGGACGCCGCCGCGCGCCAGGGCCGCTGGTGCGTGGGTTACCTGCGCTACGAAGCCGCTGCGGCGTTCGATGCGGCGCTCACGACGCACGAGGCCGACGGGCCGCTCGCCTGGTTCGCCGTGCACGATGGGCCGCGGGCATGGCCCGAGGCGGCCGCGCCCGACGAGGCAGCGGCGCCCCACCGGATTCAATGGACGGAGGAGAGCGGGCGCGCGACGTTCGACGCCGCCATCGCCCGCATCCACGCGGCCATCGCGGCCGGCGAGCTTTATCAGGTCAACCACACCGCGCCGCTTGGCGGACACTTGCAGGGCAGCCCCGCCGCGCTCTTCGCCGCGCTGCAGCGCGCGCAGCCCGGCGGCTACGGCGCGCACATCGACGCGGGCGATGTGCAAATCCTCTCGGTCTCGCCCGAGCTGTTCTTCGACTGGCGCGATGGCCCCGAAGGCGGCGAAATCCTCGCGCGCCCGATGAAGGGCACGGCGGCGCGCGGCCGCACGCCCGAGGAGGACGCGGCGCAGGCCGCGCACCTGCGCACCTCGCCCAAGGAGCGCGCCGAGAACGTGATGATCGTCGACCTGCTGCGCAACGACCTCTCGCGCATCGCCACGGCGCACGGCGTGCGCGTGCCCGCGCTGTTCGCCACCGAGGCGCTGCCCACGGTCTGGCAGATGAGCTCGGACGTGCGCGCGCGCACGCGAGCGGGGCTTGATCTGGCGCAGGTCTTCGCGGCGCTGTTTCCGTGCGGCTCGGTCACCGGCGCGCCCAAGGTGAGCGCGATGCGCATGATCCGCGCGCTCGAACCCGGGCCGCGCGGCGTCTATTGCGGCGCCGTCGGCGTGGTGCGGCCGCACGGCGCGCCGGACGCGAGCGGGCGCCACCACGTCGCGGCCACCTTCAACGTGCCGATCCGCACCGTAGTGTTGCACCAGCCATCGGCCAGCGGCTGGGCGCTGCGCTGCGGCATCGGCAGCGGCATCACGGCAGACGCCACCGCCGAAGCCGAATGGCAGGAATGGCGCCACAAGCGCGCCTTCCTCGTGCGGGCCAGCACGCCCTTCGAGCTGCTGCAAACGCTGGCGCTGCGCGCCGGCCAGTGGGGCCACGCGCCGCAGCACCTGCAGCGCATGGCCGAGGCGGCGGCGCACTTCGGCTTTGCCTGGCACGAGGATGAGGTCTGGCGCGCGCTCGATGCCACCGCGCAGGCACACCCGCAAGGCGACTGGCGCGTGCGCCTGCTGCTCGATGCAGCGGGCCAGCCACGCACGCAGGCCGCCCCGCTCGCGCCCACGGCCGAGCCGGTGCGCCTGGCGCTGGCCGATCGCCCCTTCCTTGCCGCGCAGGGCGAATTCACGCGCCACAAAACCACGCGGCGCGAGCCCTACGCGGCCTTTGCACCCACGGCGCCGGGCGTGTTCGACACCGTGCTGTTCAACGACGCGGGCGAGATCACCGAGGGCACCTTCGGCAACGTCGCCGCGCTCATCGATGGCCGCTGGATCACCCCGCCGCTCACCTGCGGCCTGCTGCCCGGCGTGGGCCGCGCGCTGGCGATTGAGCAGGGGCGCGTCGTTGAGGCCGTGCTGCGCGTGCAAGACGTGCCGCGCGTGCAGGCCTGGGCTTTCGTCAACAGCCTGCGCGGCTGGCTCGCGGCCACCCTGGACTGA
- a CDS encoding branched-chain amino acid ABC transporter permease: protein MKRDLLPARVAAVIGVLAIVAIASMPWWAERATLALATEVLAMLALAQMWNLLAGYGGLLSVGQQGFIGLGAYALVVFGLQAGLGAFWVIPIAGVVGALAGALVAPLVFRLSGAHFAIGTWVVAEVFRLVMANLPFVSGGSGTSVAKTVMGMNVATRMGLTLWWALALGAGATLAVYLLLRSRWGLALMAVRDSERASRSLGVRVARIKWAVWVAAAGVCAMTGALLFITKLRVAPDPAFSIDWTTTMFFIVVIGGIGTLEGPIIGTIAYFLLREWLADLGSIYLITLGVSTMVVMLFFERGLWGLWTRYLGWELFPVRRRLGPPAG, encoded by the coding sequence ATGAAGCGCGATCTGCTGCCCGCCCGCGTGGCCGCCGTCATCGGCGTGCTGGCCATCGTCGCCATCGCCAGCATGCCCTGGTGGGCCGAACGCGCCACGCTGGCGCTGGCCACCGAGGTGCTGGCCATGCTGGCGCTGGCCCAGATGTGGAATCTGCTGGCCGGCTACGGCGGCCTGCTGTCGGTCGGCCAGCAGGGCTTCATAGGCCTGGGCGCGTATGCGCTGGTGGTCTTCGGGCTGCAGGCGGGGCTGGGCGCCTTCTGGGTGATTCCGATTGCCGGCGTGGTGGGCGCGCTGGCCGGCGCGCTGGTGGCGCCGCTGGTGTTTCGCCTGAGCGGCGCGCACTTCGCCATAGGCACCTGGGTGGTGGCGGAGGTGTTTCGCCTCGTCATGGCCAACCTGCCCTTCGTGAGCGGCGGCTCGGGCACCAGCGTGGCCAAGACGGTGATGGGCATGAACGTGGCCACGCGCATGGGACTCACGCTGTGGTGGGCGCTGGCATTGGGCGCGGGGGCGACGCTGGCGGTTTATCTGCTGCTGCGCTCGCGCTGGGGCCTGGCGCTGATGGCGGTGCGCGATTCGGAGCGCGCCTCGCGCAGCCTGGGCGTGCGCGTGGCGCGCATCAAATGGGCGGTGTGGGTGGCGGCCGCCGGGGTCTGCGCGATGACCGGCGCGCTGCTCTTCATCACCAAGTTGCGCGTGGCGCCCGATCCGGCGTTCTCCATCGATTGGACCACCACCATGTTCTTCATCGTGGTGATAGGCGGCATAGGCACGCTGGAGGGGCCGATCATCGGCACCATCGCCTATTTCCTGCTGCGCGAATGGCTGGCGGACCTGGGCAGCATCTACCTGATCACGCTGGGCGTGAGCACCATGGTCGTCATGCTGTTTTTCGAGCGCGGTCTCTGGGGGTTGTGGACGCGCTACCTCGGCTGGGAGCTGTTTCCGGTGCGCCGCCGCCTGGGGCCGCCGGCGGGGTGA
- the nadA gene encoding quinolinate synthase NadA, with product MSEHLIDVEYEQPVALDVQRAKEALAACDTRRAWARVPPELTPQERHATKERIRRLLREKNAVMVSHYYVHPDLQELAEETGGIVSDSLEMARFGRDHAAQTLVVSGVRFMGETAKILSPGKRILMPDLDATCSLDLGCPIDAFSAFCDAHPERTVVVYANTSAAVKARSDWLVTSSCALDIVRALSAAGQKILWAPDRHLGEYIRRETGADMVMWNGACIVHDEFKAVELQLMKEQHPQAKVLVHPESPPAVIALADAVGSTSAILAAAARMDAPEFIVATDIGLMHQLRARNPGKVFIEAPTAGNGATCKSCAHCPWMAMNSLAGVARALETGSGEVHVDPTLGLRARVPIDRMLAFTAGLKQGHAPGALVAGIGAA from the coding sequence ATGAGCGAACACCTGATAGACGTGGAATACGAGCAGCCCGTGGCGCTGGACGTGCAGCGGGCGAAAGAGGCGCTGGCCGCTTGCGACACGCGCCGCGCCTGGGCGCGCGTGCCGCCCGAGCTCACGCCCCAAGAGCGCCATGCAACCAAGGAGCGCATCCGCCGCCTGCTGCGCGAGAAGAACGCGGTCATGGTCTCGCACTACTACGTGCACCCGGACCTGCAGGAACTGGCCGAGGAAACCGGCGGCATCGTCAGCGATTCGCTGGAGATGGCGCGCTTCGGGCGCGACCACGCGGCGCAGACGCTCGTCGTCTCGGGCGTGCGCTTCATGGGCGAGACGGCCAAGATTCTCTCGCCGGGCAAGCGCATCCTGATGCCCGACCTGGACGCCACCTGCTCGCTCGATCTGGGCTGCCCGATCGACGCGTTCTCCGCCTTCTGCGACGCCCACCCCGAGCGCACCGTGGTCGTCTACGCCAACACCAGCGCGGCCGTGAAGGCGCGCTCGGACTGGCTGGTCACGTCGAGCTGCGCGCTCGACATCGTGCGTGCGCTCTCGGCCGCCGGACAGAAAATCCTCTGGGCGCCCGACCGGCACCTGGGCGAATACATCCGCCGCGAAACCGGCGCCGACATGGTGATGTGGAACGGCGCCTGCATCGTGCACGACGAGTTCAAGGCCGTCGAGTTGCAGTTGATGAAAGAGCAGCACCCACAGGCCAAGGTGCTGGTACACCCCGAGTCGCCCCCTGCCGTGATCGCACTGGCCGATGCCGTGGGCTCGACCTCGGCCATCCTGGCGGCCGCCGCGCGCATGGACGCACCCGAATTCATCGTCGCCACCGACATCGGCCTGATGCACCAGTTGCGCGCACGCAACCCGGGCAAGGTCTTCATCGAGGCGCCGACGGCGGGCAACGGCGCCACCTGCAAGAGCTGCGCACACTGCCCGTGGATGGCGATGAACAGCCTGGCGGGCGTGGCGCGGGCGCTGGAGACGGGCAGCGGCGAAGTTCACGTCGACCCCACGCTGGGCCTGCGCGCGCGCGTGCCGATCGATCGCATGCTGGCCTTCACCGCCGGGCTCAAGCAGGGACATGCGCCCGGCGCGCTCGTCGCCGGGATCGGTGCAGCCTGA
- a CDS encoding SulP family inorganic anion transporter: MTFSFRPRLIDALKGYDRARLVADIGAGLTVAVVALPLAMAFAIASGLKPEAGIFTTIIAGFLVALLGGSRVQIGGPAGAFIVIVYGIVQQYGVGNLIIATALSGVLLFLMGLFKLGTLVRFIPVAVITGFTNGIAVLIALSQIKDFLGLQVASMPADFFGILGALWEHAHTMNPWALGTALASLAVIVAWQHWMPSLGARAPFSGKLNIVPGAIVALVLATAAAALFKLPVETIGSRFGGIPATLPALELPDFSWESARFLLMPAVTLALLGAIESLLCARVADGIIGDRHDPNQELMAQGVANFVVPFFGGMPATGTIARTVTNVKSGATSPVAGMVHALVLLAVILVAAPLASSIPLACLAAILMHVAWNMGEWRAFAHLGRFRAPYGATLLAVFLLTVVFDLTVAVQVGILASCAVFIYRMAHLTHAERLALPALAAAPQVQAWRLQGALFFGSTTALEDLSARLPARVLVLDLASLLYMDSTGKETLKALLAQCAQQGVRPLLAGLGGQPLALVQRSGLHAQLAPNLYPDLAQAVQAALLISGQGN; encoded by the coding sequence GTGACCTTCTCCTTTCGCCCCCGCCTCATCGACGCCCTCAAGGGCTATGACCGCGCGCGCCTCGTCGCCGACATCGGCGCGGGCCTGACGGTTGCCGTCGTCGCGCTGCCGCTGGCCATGGCCTTTGCCATCGCCTCCGGGCTCAAGCCCGAGGCAGGCATCTTCACCACCATCATCGCGGGCTTTCTGGTCGCGCTGCTGGGCGGCAGCCGGGTGCAGATCGGCGGGCCGGCGGGCGCCTTCATCGTCATCGTCTACGGCATCGTGCAGCAGTACGGCGTAGGCAATCTCATCATTGCCACGGCGCTGTCGGGCGTGCTGCTGTTTCTGATGGGTCTGTTCAAGCTGGGCACGCTGGTGCGCTTCATTCCGGTGGCGGTGATCACCGGCTTTACCAACGGCATTGCGGTGCTGATTGCGCTGTCGCAGATCAAGGATTTTCTGGGCCTGCAGGTGGCCAGCATGCCGGCGGACTTCTTCGGCATCCTGGGCGCGCTCTGGGAGCACGCGCACACGATGAACCCTTGGGCGCTGGGCACTGCGCTCGCGAGCCTGGCGGTGATCGTGGCCTGGCAGCACTGGATGCCCTCGCTGGGCGCGCGCGCGCCGTTCTCGGGCAAGCTCAACATCGTGCCCGGTGCCATCGTCGCGCTGGTACTGGCCACGGCCGCGGCGGCGCTGTTCAAGCTGCCGGTGGAGACCATAGGCAGTCGCTTTGGCGGCATTCCGGCCACGCTGCCGGCGCTGGAGCTGCCGGACTTTTCCTGGGAGTCGGCGCGTTTTCTGCTGATGCCCGCGGTGACGCTGGCACTGCTGGGCGCGATCGAGTCGCTGCTGTGCGCGCGCGTGGCCGACGGCATCATCGGCGACCGCCACGACCCCAACCAGGAGCTGATGGCCCAGGGCGTGGCCAACTTCGTCGTGCCCTTCTTTGGCGGCATGCCGGCCACCGGCACAATCGCGCGCACCGTCACCAACGTCAAGAGCGGCGCCACCAGCCCCGTCGCGGGCATGGTGCATGCGCTGGTGCTGCTGGCTGTGATCCTCGTCGCCGCGCCGCTGGCCAGCTCGATTCCGCTGGCCTGCCTGGCCGCGATCCTCATGCACGTGGCCTGGAACATGGGCGAGTGGCGCGCCTTTGCCCATCTGGGGCGCTTTCGCGCGCCCTACGGCGCTACGCTGCTGGCGGTGTTCCTGCTGACCGTGGTGTTTGACCTGACGGTGGCGGTGCAGGTAGGCATCCTCGCCTCGTGCGCGGTATTCATCTACCGCATGGCCCATCTCACCCACGCCGAGCGCCTGGCGCTGCCGGCGCTGGCCGCAGCGCCGCAAGTGCAGGCCTGGCGCTTGCAGGGGGCCTTGTTCTTCGGCTCGACCACCGCGCTGGAAGACCTGTCGGCACGCCTGCCCGCGCGTGTGCTGGTGCTGGACCTGGCAAGCCTGCTCTACATGGACAGCACCGGCAAGGAAACGCTCAAGGCGCTGCTCGCCCAGTGCGCCCAGCAGGGCGTGCGCCCGCTCCTGGCGGGCCTCGGCGGCCAGCCGCTGGCGCTGGTGCAGCGCAGCGGCCTGCATGCGCAGCTCGCGCCCAATCTCTACCCCGATCTGGCGCAGGCGGTGCAGGCGGCGCTCTTGATTTCGGGCCAGGGCAACTAG
- a CDS encoding ABC transporter ATP-binding protein produces the protein MAAHEGAPLLELRALSRRFGALRVVDGLDLQVAEGEALGVIGPNGAGKTTLMNLIAGDIAPNGGQVLFAGRELTGLSAQERCRAGIARTYQVPQPFGGLTVFENVLVGAIFGAGAGEKAARVQARQVLAQTGLLDKADRLAGALPLLDRKRLELARALASRPRLLLLDEIAGGLTEQEVHALLQTIRAIHASGVTLIWIEHIVHALVAVVGRLVALDFGRKVTEGAPQDVMNEPAVREIYMGIDLGEEAAA, from the coding sequence ATGGCCGCGCACGAGGGCGCCCCGCTGCTGGAGCTGCGCGCGCTCAGCCGCCGCTTCGGCGCGCTGCGCGTGGTCGACGGGCTCGACCTGCAGGTGGCCGAAGGCGAAGCGCTGGGCGTGATCGGGCCCAACGGCGCGGGCAAGACCACGCTCATGAATCTGATAGCTGGCGACATCGCGCCCAATGGCGGCCAGGTGCTTTTTGCCGGGCGCGAGCTCACCGGGCTGTCGGCGCAGGAGCGCTGCCGCGCCGGCATCGCGCGCACCTACCAGGTACCCCAGCCCTTTGGCGGCCTGACGGTGTTCGAGAACGTGCTCGTCGGGGCGATCTTCGGCGCCGGCGCGGGCGAGAAGGCCGCGCGCGTGCAGGCGCGCCAGGTGCTCGCGCAGACCGGGCTGCTGGACAAGGCCGACCGCCTGGCTGGCGCGCTGCCGCTGCTCGACCGCAAGCGCCTGGAGCTGGCGCGCGCGCTGGCCAGCCGCCCGCGCCTGCTGCTGCTCGACGAGATCGCCGGGGGCCTCACCGAGCAGGAGGTGCATGCGCTGCTGCAGACCATTCGCGCCATCCACGCCAGCGGCGTGACGCTGATCTGGATAGAGCACATCGTGCATGCGCTGGTGGCGGTGGTCGGTCGGCTGGTGGCGCTGGACTTCGGGCGCAAGGTGACCGAGGGTGCGCCCCAGGACGTGATGAACGAGCCGGCGGTGCGCGAAATCTACATGGGCATAGACCTTGGCGAGGAGGCCGCCGCATGA